In Anoplopoma fimbria isolate UVic2021 breed Golden Eagle Sablefish chromosome 12, Afim_UVic_2022, whole genome shotgun sequence, one DNA window encodes the following:
- the LOC129100009 gene encoding IQ motif and SEC7 domain-containing protein 2-like → MWQISVWFLLDFIQERQLLQDVNEKVKPLPVEGDPQCPEALTFSDSSFGHPPPFHRYSNSPLSSPCDPYGSASSSGPLGASHTHTQGSSPISPPSPASLAWAQRSRHQPASLALRKQEEEESKRCKALSDSYELSTDLQDKKVEMLERKYGGQFVSRRAARTIQTAFRQYRMNKNFERLRSSASESRMTRRIILSNMRMQYSFDERQPQGQGSSGQRGPDDAGDLDDSFSKQVKSLADSIDDSLTCQSGLGGGRGGAGGGAAMHEDSTATSFSDVTLYMDDGCLPSSPLSRPPSSPLSRPASSSDTESERGSIGRLVYEQEPSGVERGGGERERGGGEEGTSGEDEQQEGEGGGGGGGSSDADSPQGTIKHKPNGRSVATAQGQTRSPANVPLPMPSARALPPHPLPHPLQHPHPHPHQHPHPSPIPHLPTILHHHPQYSQPHVMHMHHVHGVGGVGGVGGVGGVGGVGGVGGIPYMQHPHHFAQHHYHHLHHHHLPHGYPEPPRPLYPPPSLLSPLSRRRSRPPRYLLCSDGDNESVNSTTTNSNDDTTVNNCSSGSSSRDSLREPIGGGPLGKQTYQRESRHSWDSPAFNNDVVQRRQYRIGLNLFNKKPEKGIQYLIERGFVSDTPVGIARFILERKGLSRQMIGEFLGSRQQFNKDVLDCVLDEMDFSGMDLDDALRKFQAQIKVQGEAQRVERLVEAFSQRYCVCNPVLIRQFQNPDTIFILAFAIILLNTDMYSPNVKPERKMKMEDFIKNLRGVDNGQDIPRDLLVSIYGRIQKWELRTNDDHVSQVQAVERMVVGKKPVLSLPHRRLVCCCQLFEVPDPNRAQRSGVHQREVFLFNDLLMVTKIFQKKKTSVTYNFRQSFPLVDMQVHTFQNTYYPHGIRLTSANPGGERKVLIVFTAPSQQDRARFTSDLRESIAEVQDMEKYRVESELEKQKGVMRPGVLSGGGPGGGGTPGGGANVGAAKGEVVNGTLGRPSLDDTYASVDGLKRTALSSSLRDLSETGKRGRRNSVGSLDSTIEGSIISSPRPHQQRPLLAGGLSYSPMMVPSSPAAYRPHRPTQSPGTGVGGGPGLCHNQGGSPPPHS, encoded by the exons ATGTGGCAGATCTCAGTGTGGTTTCTTCTGGACTTCATCCAAGAGaggcagctgctgcaggatgtAAACGAGAAGGTGAAGCCGTTACC tgtggAGGGCGACCCTCAGTGTCCGGAGGCGCTCACTTTTTCTGATTCGTCTTTCGGCCATCCGCCTCCCTTCCATCGCTATAGCAACAGCCCCCTCTCCAGCCCCTGTGACCCCTACggctccgcctcctccagcGGGCCCCTGGGagcctcccacacacacacacag GGTAGCTCTCCCATCTCTCCCCCCAGCCCGGCGAGCCTTGCCTGGGCTCAACGCAGCCGACACCAGCCGGCCAGCCTGGCGCTCCGcaagcaagaggaggaggagagcaaacGCTGCAAGGCGCTATCCGACAGCTATGAGCTCTCTACGGACCTCCAGGACAAGAAG GTGGAGATGCTGGAGAGGAAGTACGGGGGACAGTTTGTGTCCCGGCGTGCGGCGAGAACGATCCAGACGGCGTTCCGTCAGTACCGCATGAACAAGAACTTTGAGAGGCTTCGTAGCTCCGCCTCCGAGAGCAGAATGACACGACGCATCATCCTGTCCAACATGAGgatgcag TACTCGTTTGATGAGCGGCAGCCTCAGGGTCAGGGGTCATCGGGTCAGCGGGGGCCGGACGACGCAGGAGACCTGGACGACTCCTTCTCCAAGCAG GTAAAGTCTTTGGCCGACTCCATCGACGACTCCCTCACCTGCCAGTCTGGCC TcggtggagggagaggaggcgcGGGAGGAGGCGCCGCCATGCACGAGGACAGCACCGCCACCTCCTTCAGCGACGTCACGCTCTACATGGACGACGGCTGCCTCCCCTCCTCGCCACTCTCACGCCCGCCGTCCTCGCCGCTCTCCCGCCCGGCCTCCAGCTCCGACACGGA GTCAGAGCGCGGCTCCATCGGACGCCTGGTGTACGAACAGGAGCCGTCGGGAGTCGAGCgagggggaggagaaagggagaggggaggaggagaggaaggaacgAGTGGAGAGGACGAGCAACAAGAAggcgaaggaggaggaggtggaggaggaagcagcGACGCCGACTCTCCACAGGGAACCATCAAACACAAGCCCAACGGCCGCTCGGTCGCCACGGCGCAGGGACAGACCAGAAGCCCCGCCAACGTCCCCCTCCCGATGCCTTCAGCCCGGGCCCTACCGCCCCACCCGCTCCCCCACCCGCTccaacacccccacccccaccctcaccAACACCCCCACCCGTCGCCCATCCCCCACTTGCCCACcatcctccaccaccacccGCAGTACAGCCAGCCGCACGTCATGCACATGCACCACGTGCACGGTGTCGGCGGTGTCGGCGGTGTCGGCGGTGTCGGCGGTGTCGGCGGTGTCGGCGGTGTCGGCGGCATCCCTTACATGCAGCACCCTCACCACTTCGCCCagcaccactaccaccacctgcaccaccaccacctcccccaCGGCTACCCAGAACCCCCTCGTCCCCTCTACCCTCCCccgtccctcctctctcccctctcccgcCGCCGCTCACGCCCTCCCCGct acctgctCTGCTCGGACGGAGACAACGAGAGCGTCaactccaccaccaccaactcCAACGACGACACCACGGTCAACAACTGCAGCTCTGGCTCCTCGTCACGCGACAGCCTGCGGGAGCCAATCGGAGGAGGCCCTCTGGGTAAACAGACCTATCAGAGGGAGAGCCGGCACAGCTGGGACTCTCCCGCCTTCAACAACGACGTGGTGCAGCGGCGGCAGTACCGCATCGGACTCAACCTGTTCAACAA GAAACCGGAGAAGGGGATCCAGTACCTGATCGAGAGGGGCTTCGTGTCGGACACACCGGTCGGCATCGCCAGGTTCATCCTGGAGAGGAAAGGACTGAGCCGGCAGATGATCGGGGAGTTCCTGGGCAGCCGGCAGCAGTTCAACAAGGACGTCCTCGA ctgtgttCTGGATGAGATGGACTTCTCGGGGATGGATCTGGACGACGCTCTGAGGAAGTTCCAGGCTCAGATCAAAGTTCAGGGTGAAGCTCAGCGGGTGGAGCGACTGGTGGAGGCCTTCAG tcagCGGTACTGTGTTTGTAACCCGGTGCTGATCCGGCAGTTCCAGAACCCGGACACCATCTTCATCCTGGCCTtcgccatcatcctcctcaacACGGACATGTACAGCCCCAACGTGAAGCcggagaggaagatgaagatggaggactTCATCAAGAACCTGAGGG GTGTTGATAATGGTCAGGACATCCCCAGAGACCTGCTGGTTTCCATCTACGGGAGGATCCAGAAGTGGGAGCTGAGGACCAACGACGACCACGTGTCTCAGGTTCAGGCGGTGGAGAGGATGGTGGTCGGCAAGAAGCCC gtgctGTCGCTGCCTCACCGCAGGTTGGTGTGTTGCTGTCAGCTGTTCGAGGTTCCGGATCCGAACAGAGCTCAGAGGAGCGGAGTCCACCAGAGAGAAGTCTTCCTGTTCAACGACCTGCTGATG GTGACGAAGATCttccagaagaagaagacttcGGTGACGTACAATTTCAGACAATCATTTCCTCTGGTGGACATGCAGGTCCACACCTTCCAGAACACCT ACTACCCTCACGGCATCAGGCTGACGTCGGCGAACCccggaggagagaggaaggttCTGATCGTCTTCACGGCTCCGAGCCAGCAGGACCGAGCTCGCTTCACCTCCGACCTCCGGGAGAGCATCGCCGAGGTTCAGGACATGGAGAAGTACCGGGTGGAGT CCGAGCTCGAGAAGCAGAAAGGTGTGATGCGTCCAGGTGTGTTGTCAGGGGGAGGACCCGGAGGCGGGGGGACGCCGGGGGGCGGAGCCAACGTCGGCGCCGCAAAGGGCGAGGTGGTGAACGGCACTCTGGGTAGGCCGAGCCTCGACGACACCTACGCCTCAGTGGACGGACTCAAACGCACGGCGCTCAGCTCCTCACTGAGAGACCTCTCAGAAACAG GGAAGCGAGGTCGTAGGAACAGTGTTGGGTCATTGGACAGTACCATTGAA gGTTCCATTATTAGCAGCCCTCGTCCTCaccagcagcgccccctgctggccggAGGTCTTTCCTACAGCCCCATGATGGTCCCTTCGTCTCCAGCAGCCTACCGGCCACACCGCCCAACTCAGAGCCCCGGTacaggggtggggggtgggccGGGGCTCTGTCACAACCAGGGGGGATCACCACCTCCCCACTCGTGA